A stretch of DNA from Manis pentadactyla isolate mManPen7 chromosome 19, mManPen7.hap1, whole genome shotgun sequence:
CTTAAAAGCCAGGCTtcttcaaaactgaaggaacaaaacagcagcagactcacagactccaagaagggactagcagttaccaaaggggaggggtcagggagggCGGGTGccgagggagggagaaagggattgaggggtattatgattggtgcacatggtgtgcaggggatcatggggaagacagtgtagcacagagaaggcaaatagtgactctgtggcatcttactacactgatggacagtgactgcaatgggatggggTATGGgcggggactcaataatatgtggtagtaaccacattgtttttcatgtgaaaccttcataagagtgtatatcagtgataccttaatttaaaaaaaaaagccaagctTCTTGCCGTCCTCCAGGAGTTCTAAGGTGGTGGCATCTGGACATCACCTAAAAAGAAGGCAACTTTCAAAAGTGGAAGGATAAATGGCCCTTATCAATTAGCCTTTCTCACTCCCATTCCCTTCCATTCCAGTCTTTGGCTGCTGTGTGACAAGTGGGATCAGAGGACCATTTCACAGAGGCCAGCCCAAGAGTGAAGCTAACACAAAGAAGAGCAAAGATGAGACAGAGGAAGAGAGGTGTCAAAACTCAATGACATCTTTGATCTTGAAAGCCCTGAACTTTTAGCTTCTGAGCTGATAAAGGCTTCCCTTTTTTATTGGATTCTTATCCTTTCAACCAAAAAATTTCCAACTAAAGCAGCCTTAGACATCAAGGCTTTGTCTTATTCCATCTCTGCCTACTTCTCCAATTTCAGAGCCATTACTCTCCGCTCCACACTCCAACTACTCGCAATATCTTTTAAGATCCTTGGACATTCTGTCCCTCCCATCCTCCACACTTTAAGACCATTTAAACAGGTAGTTTGTTTGGCTCTCTAATCACATGTTTCCTCTCAACCACCTTCTAGTTAACTTTGAACATTTGGCAGAAATGTCAGTTCCTCAAGGAAGCTATGCCTGGCCGAGGTCTATGTCAGGTGCTCTATTTGTTTCCAGAGGATGTTCAATGAATAAGCAATTCAGTCTAAGTTGGTGGTTGTCTCTCTTGTTAGATCATGAaccagcacagtacctggcatatcCTAGGACTCAACATATAAGGAAAAGGTCTAGTACAGGactgacatcttttcatgtgtaggAGAAAATTCCTCTCTAAAAGCTCAGCTAAAACAACTTATGTAACATCCTCAGTTCCTGGAATTGAGGGGTACATATAGGACAAATGCTAGAAACGGACTGGAGAGAAATGAGATGGCTACTGGCCCCATAATGCACAGGGAAGTGGGCATAAATCTGCACCATAATTTTCATGGCATGTGATAATCTCTTAAGAATTAAGGAAATCTTAGACCAAGGGAAGGAGTGGAAAACACAAGCCttaaggaaaagggaaggaatgTGTGCAATCATTCCACTTGGGGAAAGGGTCAAAGGTGAGAAGACTCACAAAATAGTGACCAGGCAAAGTGTTGGCAGGATGCTCCCATTGCCTTTATGGTAAGGAACATTTTTCTCTTGCAAGTCAGATCAACACTTGTTGGGTGTCTACAGTGTTCTGGGAATTGTGTAGGTGTTGAGGATGCAGTGATCAAAAAGACCAATTCCCAGCCATTAAGAAAATCACAGTTTGGGGGCCAATACTTATTACACAATGTGGTGGCTGCTCTAGTAAATAGATGAACAAGGTTCTGTggaagagcagaggagaaagagttTAGTGCCTAAGGGCCTGGAGGGGATGGAGATGAAAACTGAGATTCAAAAGATGAGAGAGCCAGTAAGATAAGGGTGTCTTAAAGGCATTTCAAACTCCTGAaagggagggacagggagagtTACAGATAGTAACTTAGCACGTTCCTCTTCTGGCGGTTGCAGGAAGGCTGTGAAATTTTCCTCTTATGAAAGCTGTCTGGAGCGGCTGCCGGTTCCTGAGATGACAGACTAGACTAGGCATTGGCTTGCGTGAACCGCTTGGTCGCTCCTGACTTTCCTTTCAGACCAGACCAGGCAGCCTGTTCCCATTGGCCCCCACCTTCTCTTTTCAAATTCCCCAGCTTTTACTTCACATTTAATTCTGGCCTGGGAGGGAGTCCTCTGAGTACAGCCACCCAGTGGCCAAGGAGAGCTGgaacaccctccctccctcctgtcctcCACACACTCCTTCCATACCCACCAGGAAGAATGGCAGCCATGGAGAGAGGACAGGTGATGGATAAATACAGAAGTACCAGCCCTGAGGCAAAATAGTGACCGGGCAAAGTGTTGGCAGGACGCTCCCTTTGCCTCTATGGTAAGGAACATTTTTCTCTTGCAAGGCATTACAATCATCATTTTCCTTTAttgaagatatttttttatttaaaaattttactgctGGAGCaatatatattcatgaagatcCATTGGAAAACACAAATTAGCAAACAAAAGTAAGTACAAAATAAATTCATAACCCTACCTCCTAAAAAGAAATCATGGTTagcaatatatataaaatatacattaagTATATAAATTTAAGTGTACAGCTAAATTTTCACATAAGCATGCCATATAAGCCCCCacccagatttaaaaaaatagaacattacCAATACCCAGAAGCCCCCCATTATGTTTCCTCCAGTCatgattccctcctcttcaaaaaTAACATCatgtattgtaacagcttggtatggtgatagctggtacctagaattgtcatgtatataaatgttgaatcactatgttgtacacctgaaactaatgtaatgtaataccgtgtgtcaactacccttcaataaaaaaataattatctacaaaaaaaataaataaaataacatcatggggtggggggaggaacgGGGAGTGACTGCTTAAAGTTCTGCAACTAGATAGAGAGATGGTTACACAATATTCTGAATGTACGGAATGCCTACCAAAGAGCTattatggtaaattttatatgtatcttccccacaattaaaaaaaatgactttaaaaaaagtaACCACTATTCTGACTTCTAACACCATAGATCGACTTTGCTTGCTGAATTTTATATACATAGAATCataattttttgtgtatgttttttagAACATTATGTTAGTGAGAATCATGGACATTGTTGAGTGTAGTTCATTCATCTTCTTTGGTATAGGGTATCCCATGTATACCATAGTTTATCCATTCCATCACTGatgaatatttgggttgtttgctATTTGGGACTATTAaaaacaatgctgctatgaacattcttgttcaTGCTTTTAGTATACAAATATATGCATTTCTGTTGGGTACACAGCTTaatcatatacatttttaaaggaacGCACTATAATCTAGCTTTGTAACCTTCCTTCTTCATTTACTACTTCTCAAACATCTCTCTACCAATAAGTATTTTTTATAACTATTTTAACAGctacatagtattccattgtaggtACAGTTTCTGCCCCCACTTTTAATTATTTCCAAGTGAAATTGCTAATTCAAAGGTTTTAAGGTCTTTgattatttagttatttattgctAAATTGACCTCCAGACAGACTGATACCATCAGAGTTACCCTGGGGTCTCGGACTAAAGCACCCATGGCTGACACCTCCACAATCTTGCCTGTGCAGAGCCCTTCCTTTGTCATCTTTCCCTCTTCTCCTAGGTCACTCCAGCTTTGTCTTaggcctttcttcccaacctcctTCTACTTTAGGGCCCAGTTCTTTCACAGTGTCCCCCATTTCCACCTAAATAATTTGTGCTTTCACATTCTTTCTTGGAGTTAATCCTGACTAATATCACCCTTCATAGCCCTTACCCTTCTTGATCCCTATTATTGCGTGTGCCACATTGTGTTACAGTTTATTACACCTGGCTATGATTCACCCATTATCATGTGCTCCAGAGGGCAGGAGTAAGAAATACAACAAAAGTGGTAAAATGTATAGCAGCAGGCATTAGGAcccccttcctctgggccagaaATGGAGCCAGGCACTCCCCACGGAGACTGCACACCAGTACCCACTACAGTTCCTGACAAAGAGCAAGTGCTCTGGACATCCTTGTTGAGTGAGTGACGGAATgatctgctcctttccagaagtCAAAGGAGAAGGCTGCTCACTCCGTCCCAGACAAGTGCATGAGCTCACTCTGCTAACACATGACctttcagagaaaacaaaaaatctctGCAATGCATTCTTCAtaaagcagccagagtgatcttttaaCATTTTAGATCCTGGCCTAAGAATCTTTCAATGGTTTCCCACAGCACTTTGAATAAAACCCAAACAACTTACTGTGGTCACCATAacccaactcctgctttcttcactGGCCTCATCTTCTAcccccttccctcttcttccaCTAGACTCAAGGTATGCCCatcctctaaaaaaaaaacccttaaaagcTCTTTACCATGTGCACTGTTTTATGCACTTTTCatgtatctcacttaatcctgCCAACAACTTTATGAGGTGGGTACTGTcatgatctccattttacagacacaGAAACTGATGCAGGCACAGgctgagtaacttgcccaagatcacaccaTTAACAGCTGGCAAAGCTGGGGTTCAAAGCCCTTGCTCTCAGCCAGTGTATCAGTAGTTTACTGCTTCTAAATCATGCCACCTTTGTTCTCACTCAGGACCTTTAAGGTTGTTGCTTTCTGttggaatgctcttccccagtCCCACCTAGGCTTACTGTGTCTTCATCAGATCTCAGCTCAAATACTGCCTCCCTGGGGAGACCTCTCCTGACCACTGGACTTAAAGTAACCCCCAGTCATTCTCTCCCACATGACCTTACTTTAATTTCTTGCACCTACTTATTAGTCTGATATTCTTCTGGCTCtgttattcatttgttcattgtcTGATTCCTTGCACTTAGAATGGAAGTCCATGACAGCTGGGATCTTGTCTGTCTACGAATGTATGTACATGTACTTAGACCAATCTCTGACACACAGCAAAACcccataaatgtttattgaggtattatttaGCATTTGCTGATCAATGTATTATGTGTCCATCACTGTGTTAATCATGTTCCATATTTCATCTAAACTGGCACAATGACTCATGCTGCAAGGCAGAAGGTATGATACTCATTTTGCAGAAAAGGAGACAAAGTTTTgcagaaattaaataacttgtccaagttcACATAATTAGCAAAGCAGAGGAGCTCAAATCCAAACCCAGTTCTGTCTGACTCTCTGGTCTATGTTCTTCCCACTCAACTGTGCTGCCCCCTTTATGACCTAATTCAAAGGACACCTGAACTCAGAACCCACACCCATTAGATACCCAAGAGAATGTcccacctctctcctccctccacacaCTCAATATTTCCCAAACCCCAACCCTCCACCTTTTCCACAAAACTCAGCTCTCCTTTGAGAAGCCTCATTCCCTGTTAGTGCTACAACTATTAGTTACCCAGGCTTCCagagctttttaaaattctggtgaTCTTTTGATCTTCCTTTGTCTTAAAACAAAGCCCAAGCTCCTAAACATGGTTTTGAATATCTGTCAAAGTTTAAGCTCTGCCTACCTTACCTGTatcactctctccctccctctagaCGCAGGCCTTCTTTCCTACCTCAAACTTGACATGGTCCTACATCAAAACCTTGGTACAATCaatccctcctgcctgggagaGAGTCTGGCCCTTCCTCCTCCCTTAGGTAGTTCTACTTATCCTTCAGAATTTAGTGTGTCACTTGTTCAGGGATGTCTTTCCAGATTGCCTGTCTTGTTCTTCTTTGAGGCACTTACTGCATAACTGCAATTAAGTGATTGGATGTTTAACTTCATGAAGTGTCTGACTTTCTACAGGACCGAATGCACAGAAAAAATGAGGACCAGATCTGTCTCATTCATGCTACATCCCTAGCATCTCATGTATAGTAGTTGCTGGTAAATATTTGGTATTCTGACCAGTGTGGCTCAAGTGCCGATTTGGCAGAATTCACCAGGCCCTGCCACAGGCTAACACCTCCCCTGGGCCAAAGAACGACATCCCGGTCTCTGGAACCTGAGCCAGCTTTGTCCTTTGTGATAGTGCCACCTAGCGAGGGCCGAGAATCACTGCCACCTACTCACGGCAACTCCAGGACCACTGCGACAAGGTGTTAGCCGTTTCAGGTTTGGGACGCGGAGAGGGCTCCACCCGGGCCTGTCTCCTATTACTGTGACTAGTGATGTACTGCTTCCATGACCCTGCAGAAGAACTCCATGCAATCCCTCCCCCAACCTCTCCCAGACGCGTGGAGTCTGATAAGCGCGAAGGGTCAGCTCTTGATCACCCCTCACACAGAATTGACCCACGATGTATCACACATTTCAGGGTCTCGCCTCACAGATCCTTGGAAGTAGACAACGTAGGCATTACCCTCTTCAgtgccagatgaggaaactgaggctcagggaaaggTGGTTAAGCCAAGGTCACACCAACTAGCAGGAGGGCCAGGACGAGAATCCGAGACTCTTGTAACCGGGTCCTTGGCTCCTCACCAACCACACGCCCCTCATTCAGTGTGAAGACGGGGCATGCGCACTCCCCAAGGAAGGCAGAGGCTCGGGGACGCTGCGCCCTGGACCAGTATGGGCGCGCACTTTAAAAACGGCACAGTGACAACCGCAGctccccctttttcttctctgCCACCGAGCGCCCGACCCGCTCGTCGCAGCTCGGAGGCGGGGAAAGTGGAACCCAGAGCAAGGGACAGGGTCCCGCGCGAGTAGCCCCTGGGAGCACGCGGCGCCGGGTCACGTGAGAGGGGAGCGCTGGCGAGGTCAGTCACACGGACGCACGCGCACTAGACGTACGTAGACACGCACTGAGGCACTGAAAGCGACCAGCCAGAGGGCTAGAGTCACATGTGGAGGGTGACAGTCGAGAACAAGGGGGCGGGAAAGAGGGAGACATCACGTGAGGGAGACCAGAGCCGGGAGGTCACGTGAGGGGGGACGGAGGCGGGGcagctgaggaggaggaggaggggcgcGCGGCTTCCGGCGGCTGGGGGGGCCGGCCAACGGAGGGGGGGGCCCTGTCCCGGAGGTGGCGGCGGCGCCATCTTGGCGAAGGGGGGATCAGGAAGTGCGgaccgcggcggcggcggcggcggcggtgccCGGAGCGGAGGCCGGAGGCTCCCGGCCCGCCGGCCCCGGAGCGGAGCGGAGCGGAGGATGCAGCAGCCGCAGCCGCAGGGGCAGCAGCAGCCGGGGccggggcagcagctggggggcCAGGGGGCGGCGCCGGGGGCCGGGGGCGGCCCAGGGGGGGGCCCGGGGCCGGGGCCCTGCCTGAGGCGGGAGCTGAAGCTGCTCGAGTCCATCTTCCACCGCGGCCACGAGCGCTTCCGCATTGCCAGCGCCTGCTTGGACGAGCTGAGCTGCGAGTTCCtgctggctggggctggaggggccGGGGCGGGGGCCGCGCCCGGACCGCATCTCCCCCAACGGGGGTCGGTGTCTGGGGATCCCGTCCGCATCCACTGCAACATCACGGTGAGGACCCCCTCGCGTGCGCTTCTCTGGGGGCCCCTTGTCAGGGACTCAAGATCACCCCACACAGCTTTTTGCTAAGGACCTGGGAGGCCGAATCCCCTCTCGGGGTTCGGCCCCTTCCCTCCAGAATACACTTGTTTCCGTTGCTTGAGATTCTGCCGTCCCTCCCCCAGATCCTCTTCACTGACCTTTCATAGTGAGGGATACCCCGACATATGGCTTCTTGACTAACCCTTCCCACTAACCCATCCACATCCCAAGGCTCATGGTTTTGGCTCCTTTCTTGATTCGGGTACTCTACGACTTTACCTTGCCACCTAGGAATGCCCCTTTGCTCCCACAACCGATCTCAAGGTTTCAGGCCTGTGCACTGACTGATCTGAGCTGGAAGGACCTGGCTCGGAACTCTGAACATTTCAGCGATAACCCCCTTCTCAGTAGTACCTTTGACTTAGGACGTTGCCACCTGTGGGATCCCCTGCCCAGGCATCTCTCACGCAGCCCCTCTTTGCTCTCTGAATTTTACCAAGTGGTTGCAGTTTGCcgactccttttctttctctttggatTCCCTTTTATTCTGGTGTAACCTCTAACTCTCCTCCTTTTGCCCCAGCTGGTAGCAGATCTGCCACTCCCCTCCTGTTCCCTGGGGTTGTTGCCTTTCCTGGTAATGATGGTGATGTGCAAGCACTATTCCATTTATTCTGAGTAGTAACAGTTTCTTTTCTCCCTGGTAAACATCATTTCATCCTGAACATGCTAGACTAGGAGATAACTAGTCTACCCTCAAACATCCCTTGAAGAGGGTTTGTCTGATAATGTGGGATGGCTGATACTCCATAGTACAGCACTGAAGTTGGTTGATACACCTGCTGTGATAGTGTTCTCCCTGGTAGGGGCATTGGTTAGGGAGCCAGGGGGACAGTACTTTATCCACACAGGCAGACAGTGGACAGGAGCAGTACAGGGAAAGACAGACTTGTGAATCGTGTGGTACTTGCAAGCCTGAATTTGAGTTACATGGTTCTTGTTTTCTCTCCCTTTGCTCCATCAACCAGGTCAGGGTTTGGTGAGGTAAGCCTCAAGTTGGGTTGAATGGTGCCCTGCCAAAATTCATGTGTCCCATTTCTTTCCCCAATTTCCCTCCCCAACCTTTTTTTCCCAATAAAAAGTTAAGATTGAGGGACTAGGTATGGCAGAGTCAGGTGAAGATTTGAGCATCTTGTGTTCCTCCACGTGAGGATTAGAGCCATGACAGAGCTAAGACCCCCAGTAGAAGTGTTTAAGGTTTCCTTGGCATGTGTAACATGTTAGTTTTGTTCCTCACAAGTTAGTTTTGTTCCTGAATTATGCTTCCAATTCCGGAAGGGTAGGTTTGCCCCCTTCTAGCTGCCTTTGCAGTTGCCAGAGGCCACCTTGTCTCTTCATCCCTGGAAGGAAGTCGGGTTTAGAAGGTTCTCAGTCAGACTCCTGGTGGCCCCTACAAAAGAAACTTGGCCTGAACTGGCCCCCTTAGTTTGGGCAGAGGGGGAGCCTGGTCAGGCTGCATTTGGCACCGTGACTCAGGAATGCTGGGAATGTTGGCAGCGTAGGCTTCTTCCAGCCTGCCATGTGGAGCCCTACGGCCTACGCTTGGACTGAGAGGGTGGCAGGTTCCCGAGAGGTGGGGAGAGCTGGCCCTTGAAGGGGTTCTGTTGGGAATGGGGTGGGGAGATTCTTCCTGCTACCCTTTTTAAGTTTTCGAGATATAATCTAGTTTTTATTCCTCTCTCCCCAGCTAAAGTGAAAGTGATTTGCAGTCTCTGCTCTCACATCAGTGTAACTGTTAGGAGGTGATCCTTTCCTCCGCTTACTATGGCGTTTGACACACAGAAGGGCTGGAGGACTGCGTGCTGGGTGTGGGAGAACTTCAGGCAGCACAGTAGCTAGGCGCCCTCCCTCACCGGAGCAGCGTGCGGCTGTGCTGCTGCCTCCAGTGTGTGCCCGCGAGGGAGAAAAGGTCCAGGCTTCTTGGAGGGGGGTCCTCCCAGGGACCTTGTCTACTGGTCTAGGATTTGGGGGGAAGCTGCTTGGTTACACACTGACCTGCTGAGCAGGGCTTTTTATGTATGTAGGAGGGGTAGGAGGAGGGGGAACTAGAAGTCTTGGGGAGCAGAGGACAGGCAGAGCTAGCTCTTCCTGAGACGCCCATCTTGATCACTCTCCCTGCTCTCATCCCCTCAGGAATCATACCCCGCTGTGCCCCCCATCTGGTCAGTGGAGTCCGATGACCCTAACTTGGCTGCTGTCTTGGAGAGGCTGGTGGACATAAAGAAAGGGAATACTCTGGTGAGGGGCCAGGGTGTTGGGGTGGGGCTGCGTTTTCTCCTTGAGGCCCATTCCAGAAAGACATTCTGTGAAAGGGGGATTTATCTGGAAAGTGGATGGTGCAGTAGCTGAACATTTGGGGGCAGATTCTTAGGAGAGTAGCTTATTGAAGCCAGAGGGAGGGCCCTGGGCTCGGTCCCGTAAACCCCTTCCCACAGCCACATGGCCCAGACGACTCAGAGAGCTAGGTACCAACGTGGGGTCTGAGCCAAGAGCTCATCCATGCACCTGTTCAGATTGACGTGGGAAAAGGAGTATTTGATGTCACTGTGGTCCCCTGCCCACAGCTATTGCAGCATCTGAAGAGGATTATCTCCGACCTGTGTAAACTCTATAACCTCCCTCAGCATCCGGACGTGGAGATGCTGGACCAGCCCTTGCCGGCAGAGCAGGTGAGCGGCTGAGGGGCTCTGGGCCTGTTGAGCAGAGCTGCCCCGGAGACAGCCCTCTTAGCTGAGACCAGTCTGCAGTCGCCTCTCCACCCCTGCCGAGTCCAGACATGTGCATATTGTGACTCTTTGCCCCTTTCTTCTGCAGATGAGAATCTAGGTAAATGGGGCGGTAGTAGCTTCACCCCTATCAGAACTCTCACGGCCAAGTATCCTCCATgttgagaggaagggaggagttTTTACCATCAGCAGTAGCAGTTGGTGGCGATCGGGAAGGGCCCAGGCCCCTTGTGAAGAACCAAGAACACAAAATCAGTCTAGTGATGACTGAGTGAAGTAGGGGTCTTGGGAGAATTAAACTGGGAATTGTGAGGTGGGTGACTGATTAAACTGGGAATTGTGAGGTGGGTGACTGAAACAGCCGTTTCACTCTTCTTTTATCCTATGGCTCATGGTAGGAGAATAATGGGCCGGTAGGGAAGTCCTTCCCTGGGCAGTTGCTACCACTCTGATCTGGCCGGCGGAGAGGCTGGCAGCATTGTAGGCAGGTGCACGGTGTCCAGACCTGGAGGTGCGGGAGGAGGGTAGAGGTCAGAGGCTGCATTCTAGGAAGCCACTGGGGCTCTGATCTCCACTTTCCCCTTCCCACTGCAGTGCACACAGGAAGACGTGTCTTCAGAAGACGAAGATGAGGAGATGCCTGAGGTAGGCTTGCCATCCAAGACAGCACTGGCGGGAAGCTCTTTCAGTCAGCAGCAATGAGCACCCACTGTATACAGAGCTCCAGTCTAGAAcaggggagagaagaaaaaaaaaacacaaaggaataaaacaggCGTACTGACTTGGAGGAACAGCCAATGTAGTAGAGACGGGGCCCCACCTCCAACCGCTGAAGACGGTTAAGTGCAATTCTGTTTAAACCAAAGtcaaaaaaatcatttcagtTGGCTTTGCAGTCAAACCTGAGTTTGTGTCCTGTATCTCTTAGCTATATCAATTGGGAAATTTTACCTGAGCTCCCTAAGCTGCAGTTCTTCCTTATTTATTAAATGGGATTATAATACCTACTACATACAGTTggctttgaagattaaatgatgcATTGCGTGTGAAATGCTCCATACAATACACGTTAAGTGCTAATCAGTTTATCTGATGTGTTATCTAAAAACAGAGATATTTTCACAGAATATAACACAACGGCTAAGAACTTGAGCTTCAGAGCCAGACGTCTTGGCTCTGCTAAGGTCGTATGACTTCGCGCATGATAATTAGCCTCACTAGACTTCAGCTTCTTCGTCTATAGAAGGGGCTGGGGGGGGTAATGACAGAATAACGGCATGGCAATTTTAAGAATTTCATGAACTAGTGTGTATAGCATCTAGTACCATATCTGACTTGTTAGCATAAACATTCACTGGATGTTAAGTCAGTATTACCACGTGCTGCCTGAACAGAGAGCCCTCTGATGGCTATGTTTCCGAGCACTGGATTAATGGCTCAAGTTCTGCACCTTCTGTAACTTTGGTAGGGTCTTAAGATGCACATAACCGCTAGTGATACGTGAAAATTACTTGTCCCAGACAGTGGACCAGCCCCCTGTGCCACCCCTCCAGCACCTGGCGAGAGGGCCAAGTGCTGGGTATGGGCTCCTCCCACGCAGTGAACTGCTTACTCACTTAGAGCAGCGTGAATAAGGGGCTCCTCTTGCTCTTGACCTCTGCCATCCCCTTTTCTAGACCGCTCTCATTTCCAGCTTGGCAGTGGGCACCTCTGCCTACCTGCTTTGGGTCCTGCAggaatgggagggagggagttTCTTGTCCCAGTTTCTCCTTTAGACGTGGAGTCCTGAGAACTGGGTACAGAAGTCCCCCAGTGAAACATGAGCTTTGAGTCAGTGTCAGGCCAGAGTCATTCTAGGAATTAAGGGAGAGTTTCTGCTGCCAAGGGAGAATTTGGGGGATGGCTGGAGAGGAAAGTCAGTCTGGAGAACAAGAGGGCTGAGACCTGCTTGCTTTCTCTAGGTCCTTTGTAGTTCTGCTGCTTGAGAATTGGCTAGGAAGAGAGATGGGCCTCATCCTTTAGATGTGGAGGGAATGGGGCTGGGAATTGTTCCAGAAATGGTAAGGGCGTTATTCCTCAGCCTACTAGATAGACCACTGTTCCTTAACTTGCAGCTCTCGGCCGGATGGGACTGGGAAGGCGACGGTCCCTCCCCAGGACCTGCGTTGGGttcccttccttctctcactCCTGCCCCTCTGCTCCCCAGGACACAGAAGACCTAGATCACTatgaaatgaaagaggaagagCCGGCTGAGGGCAAGAAATCTGAAGATGATGGCATCGGAAAAGAAAACTTGGCCATActagagaaaattaaaaagaaccaGAGGCAAGATTACTTAAATGTACGTGCTTTCTAGGGAGAGGCTGGGCCAGGGGTTGGTGGGCTGTGGCTGGGAGGTGGTCGGTCATCCCGTATCAGTCTGAAGAACAGACTCCTTTTTTGGGTGGGTTACGGGTATGCCCGAGCCTTGCCTAAGGCCTCGGCAAGCTGCCACACTGCTGCTGAGGTCTAGTGTGTGTTTCTAAACCACCTGATGGAGAAGGGTTCTCTCCCCCTCCTGTGCAGGGCGCAGTGTCTGGCTCGGTGCAGGCCACTGACCGGCTGATGAAGGAGCTCAGGGATATATACCGATCACAGAGTTTCAAAGGCGGTGAGTTTGCCTCAAAGAGGGGCCTGAACAAAGCTTCtcggaaggaaggaaaagagtttTGGCGTATGTGAATGCTTACGAACTTTTCAGGCCGAGCATGGAATTCCAAGCCAGTGGCTCAGATTGGGTGTGTGTCCATCTGGAGTGAACTCGGAACCTCAGCCTGGGGGAAGGATTTGCATCCGGGCCCACTCACCACCTGGAATATCCTAATAACACCTGTCTCCCTTCTAGGAAACTATGCAGTCGAACTCGTGAATGACAGTCTGTATGATTGGAATGTCAAACTCCTCAAGTGAGTGGGGCCTCTGGGACCGGAGAGGAAGTTGAGTGGTGGTGTGCGTGGAGCCCCTGTGGTGGGGGTCTCCCAGGTGGTCCTGTGGGCCCGCTGGAGGCAGGGTCCCAGGAGCAGGTGTGGGCAGCAGTGCGTCCCTCTGCTGCcagcctgggggagggggagccACTGTGATGCCCCTGAACTGGGCCAGGGGTCTGAGCCCAGACTCATCGCTTCACAGAGTTGATCAGGACAGCGCTTTGCACAGCGATCTCCAGATCCTCAAAGAGAAAGAAGGGGCTGACTTCATCCTCCTTAACTTTTCCTTTAAAGTAAGGCTGTTTCCAGTCCCTCCTTCCTTGGCCCGGCTTCCTCCTCGGGGCTTCAGTCCTGTGGA
This window harbors:
- the UBE2Q1 gene encoding ubiquitin-conjugating enzyme E2 Q1 isoform X2 — protein: MQQPQPQGQQQPGPGQQLGGQGAAPGAGGGPGGGPGPGPCLRRELKLLESIFHRGHERFRIASACLDELSCEFLLAGAGGAGAGAAPGPHLPQRGSVSGDPVRIHCNITESYPAVPPIWSVESDDPNLAAVLERLVDIKKGNTLLLQHLKRIISDLCKLYNLPQHPDVEMLDQPLPAEQCTQEDVSSEDEDEEMPEDTEDLDHYEMKEEEPAEGKKSEDDGIGKENLAILEKIKKNQRQDYLNGAVSGSVQATDRLMKELRDIYRSQSFKGGNYAVELVNDSLYDWNVKLLKVDQDSALHSDLQILKEKEGADFILLNFSFKDNFPFDPPFVRVVSPVLSGGYVLGGGAICMELLTKQGWSSAYSIESVIMQISATLVKGKARVQFGANKSQYSLTRAQQSYKSLVQIHEKNGWYTPPKEDG
- the UBE2Q1 gene encoding ubiquitin-conjugating enzyme E2 Q1 isoform X1; this translates as MQQPQPQGQQQPGPGQQLGGQGAAPGAGGGPGGGPGPGPCLRRELKLLESIFHRGHERFRIASACLDELSCEFLLAGAGGAGAGAAPGPHLPQRGSVSGDPVRIHCNITESYPAVPPIWSVESDDPNLAAVLERLVDIKKGNTLLLQHLKRIISDLCKLYNLPQHPDVEMLDQPLPAEQCTQEDVSSEDEDEEMPEDTEDLDHYEMKEEEPAEGKKSEDDGIGKENLAILEKIKKNQRQDYLNGAVSGSVQATDRLMKELRDIYRSQSFKGGNYAVELVNDSLYDWNVKLLKVDQDSALHSDLQILKEKEGADFILLNFSFKDNFPFDPPFVRVVSPVLSGGYVLGGGAICMELLTKQGWSSAYSIESVIMQISATLVKGKARVQFGANKVTSRGCWGQTQLGPRIGQAAFLQGPRSQYSLTRAQQSYKSLVQIHEKNGWYTPPKEDG